The sequence ATCCTATGTTAGCAGAGCACTACATTGAATTTATAGAGTTAGAAGTTGACGGAGATACTCTTTACAGAAAATATCTAAAACCTGAACAAGAACCAGAAGCTTTCTTTGAGGTTCCAAAAGGAAAAGAAGTAATAGCTAGAGAGTATTGCAATATTCATGGTTTATGGATAAATAAATAGTTTAGATGTATTTTTGAAGTTAAAATAGAAATTTGGAGGAAATGATGAAAAAGTACGTATGTGTAGTATGTGGATATGAATATGATCCTACAGTAGGAGATGTTGAAAATGGAGTACCAGCAGGAACTGCTTGGGAAGATGTACCAAATGACTGGTTATGTCCACTTTGTAGCGTTGGAAAAGATGAATTTGAACCAGTTGAAGAGTAATAGTGTTTTTTTAAAGGACATGTCTGTGGACATGTTCTTTTTTTAATGAAATTCTAAAAAAAACTTGACAGTACTCATAATATAGTGTATTATATTTGTGTAGCAAATTTTTAAGATATGCCTAGATAGCTCAGTTGGCTAGAGCATACGGTTCATACCCGTACGGTCGATGGTTCGAATCCATTTCTAGGCACCATATTCCAAATAATTTTTTAAACCCCACTTTTTAGATTCATATGTTGTAGTCTAACCCTAAATATTTTTAAGGAAAAGGATGAGTCATTGGCTCATCTTTTTTCTTTTTTGTATTTTCCACTCAGATTTGATATAATATTCTAAAAGAGAAAAAAAGGAGTCAATATGTGGATAGGGATAGTTATAATGATATTGATATTAATTATATATTTTAAAGATAAGGGAGTTCCGATATTTTTGTATCATCAGGTAAATGAGATATCAGGTGTAACACCAGCACTGTTTGAAGAGCATTTAAAGATATTGAAAGAAAAAAATATGAATCCTATAACTTTGAAAGAGTATGGAGCTGGAGATATAAAAGATAATTCAGTACTAATAACTTTAGATGATGGCTATTATGATAATTATTCTGAAGTTTTACCACTTTTGAAAAAATATAATATGAAAGCTACTGTTTTTTTGAATACTTTTTATGTAAAGGAGAAAAGAGAGGAGAAAACTGAGATTCTTATCAGTGATAAGGCGAATTATGAAGCTATGAAAAAGTTTGTTGAGAGTGGAGATGGAACAACTGAACAGTATCTCACTTGGGAGGAGATAAAAGAGATGTCTGAAAGTGGTTTAATCGATTTTCAAGCCCATTCACATAAACATACAGCAGTGTTTGTAAGTGATAAAATAGAAGGTTTTTTAAATGGAGATGAAGAGGATATAACAGATATTTATCTCTATGGAAAAATAGAAAGAGGATATCCTAAGTTTAGAAAAAGAGGAGAGTATTCTTCTAGAGCTGTTATTATTGAGAAAAGTTTTTTTGAAAAATTTAAACAATATTATGATAGTGAGCTACAAGGAAAAGAGAAAAAGGAGCAGTTAAAATTAGCTCAAATGTATATTAACAATAATAAAGAGAAATATTTTCATTATGAGAGTGAAGAGGAATTTCTGAAAAGAGTAAGAGAGGAATTTCTATTAAATAAGGAATTAATGGAAAAGAAAATAGGAAAGAAAGTAGAATATTTTTGTTGGCCGTGGGGACATAAAAATAGGTCTGTGATAGAGATGCTCAAAAAAGAGGGAATAAAAGGATTTGTTACAACTAAAAAAGGAACTAATGGAAGAATTCCTAAATATGATATGATAAGACGTATAGAGCTTAGAAAATTTACTCCAAAGAAATTTAAAATAAATTTGTTTATAGCAAGAAATTATATTTTAGGGAAAATATATGGCTGGCTATCTTAAGAGGTGTTATATGAAATTATCAGTTGCAATGATAACAATGAATGAAGAAAGGATTTTGGCTAAAACTTTAGAATCAGTTAAAGGAATAGCTGATGAGATAGTGATAGTAGATAGTGGTTCTACTGATAAAACTGAAGAGATAGCTAAGAGATATGGTGCAAAATTTTATAGGGAGGTTTGGAAAGGATACGGGTCACAAAGAAATTCTGCAATAGATAAAGCTAGTGGAGAATGGATTTTAAATATTGATGCAGATGAAGAAATATCTTTAGAATTACAAAAGAAGATTTTGGAAATAAAAAAAGCGACTAGAGAAGATAGCGTATTTACTATAAATTTTACATCTGTTTGTTTTGGAAAAAAAATAAAATATGGAGGTTGGAGTAATAGTTATCATATAAGACTTTTTAAAAAAGATGCTGGAAGGTTTAATGAAAATACTGTACATGAAACTTTTGAAACAACTGAGAAAGTTCAAATTTTGAAAGAGGAGATCTACCATCACAGCTACTCCACATTGACTGATTATTTTACTAAATTTAATCGTTATACAACTGAAGGGGCTATAGAGTACTATAAAAGAGGAAAAAAATGTAATATTTTTCAGTTAGTTTTTAATCCACTATTTAAATTTTTAAGAATGTATTTATTAAGACTTGGTTTTTTAGATGGAAAAGAGGGTTTTTTATTAGCTTGTACAAGCTCTTTATACACTATGGTAAAATATTATAAACTATACGAGATAACTAAGAATGGAAGTTATATTGAAAAATAAAGGAAGGATTATGGAGATCAAGAGGATAATAATTTCAAGAACTGATAAGATAGGAGATTTAGTACTTTCAATTCCAAGTTTTTTTATGATAAAAAGGATGTATCCCAAAGCAGAACTTGTGGTTTTAGTAAGAAAGTATAACTATGATATAGTGAAAAATCTTCCATATATAGATAGAGTAATCAAAATAGATGATTATACACAATCAGAGCTTTTAGAAAAAATAGCATATTTTAATGCTGATATTTTCATAGCTCTATACAATGATAAATTTGTATCGCAACTTGCTAAGGCAAGTAAGGCTCCGATTAAAATAGGACCACTTTCTAAGACCTATTCATTTTTTACTTTTAATAAAGGTGTTTGGCAAAAGAGATCTAAGTCTATAAAAAATGAGGCTGAATATAACTTAGATTTGATAAAAAAAGTTGATGAAAAGAGATATAATGAAGTGTTTAAGATAGATACTAAGATCTATTTAAGTGAAGAGAATAAAAAAGCAGCAAAGACTTTTTTTTCAACTTATAATATAAAAGGAGAGACTTTAGTTGTTAATCCTTTTACAGGTGGGTCTGCTAAAAATATAAAAGATGAAGAGTATGTCTCTCTTTTACAAAGATTCAGAGATGATAACCCAGATAAAAGTGTGATTGTAATATGTCATATATCAGAAGAAGAAAGAGGATTAAGATTAGTTGATAGAATAGCAAGAGATGGTGTATATCTCTATGCAAATGGAGGAGATCTTTTAAATATAGCAGCTATAATAGAAAAGGGAAAGGTATATTTGGGAGCTTCTACTGGACCTACACATATTGCTGGAGCACTTCAAAAGAGAATAGTAGGAATATACCCAGCTAAGGCTACTCAAAGTATTATAAGATGGGGAGTTTTTGGTAATTCTAAAGTAAAATATCTAATTCCAGATAAGGGAAATCCAAAGGAGAATTATAAAAATCCATATTTTGATAATTATAATAAAATTATGGAAGGAGAACTTTTAAACTATATAGATGAAAGTTTTCTCTTAGAAGAGGGTGAGAAAAATTAAAATTTTAATTATTCATACAGCATTTATAGGGGATATTGTCCTTTCAACTCCACTTATAAAAAAATTGAGAGATACTTATCCTAAAGCGGAGATTACTTATCTGACAACTCCTATAGGAGCTTCAATCTTGAGAAATAATCCGTATCTTACTCATATAATAGAATATGATAAAAGAGGAGAGCACAGAGGATTGAATGGCTTTTGGTCCATAATTAAAAAATTAAAAATGGGAGCTTATAATTTAGTGATAACGCCACATAGATATCTGAGAAGTACACTTATTAGTTTTTTGACAGGAGCCCCAGTAAGAAGAGGGTATGACAATGCAGCTGCTTCATTTTTATTTACAGAAAAAGTTCATTATGATAAGAGTAAGCATGAAGTTGAAAAACTCCTCTCTTTTGTTCCTAAAAATCAAGAAAAGAGATATGAGATAGAACTTTTTCCGACTGAATTAGAACGGGAAAAAGTCGATAGATTATTGGAGAAAAAGAGGAAAAAAATGGTTGTAGTTGCTCCTGGAAGTAAGTGGTTTACTAAAAAATGGCCTCTTGAGTATTTTAGAAAAATTATAGCTGAATTGGAAAAAAGAGAAGATACAACAGTTGTAGTAATAGGGGGAAAAGAAGAGTTATTACTCAATATTAATCTCTCTGGAAGCTCAATTGATTTAAGGGGAAGAACTACTCTCTTGGAATTAGCTGAAGTGATAAGAAGAGCTGATATAGTACTAACAAATGATTCATCTCCAACACATATAGCTTCAGCTTTTTCAACTGTTAAAATTTTAGCTATTTTTGGACCTACTGTTCAAAATTTTGGTTTTTTTCCATGGTCTAAAAATAGTGAAATATTTCAAATAGATGGATTGGAATGTAGACCATGTTCAATTCATGGAGGAAACTTTTGTCCTAAAAAACATTTTAGATGTATGTTAGAGATAAAACCGGAATATGTACTAAAGAGAATAGAAAAAAATTTAGAGAGTGAAAACTGATGGAGAGATTAAGGTGTGAGCAAGATATTTTATATTATGACGATAAAAAAAATATAAAATTATATGACAAAATAAAAAACGCTTGTTATAATATAGAGAGGGTCTTAAAAAATGATCAAAGAAGCTATGTGGCCATTGTAAATATAGATGGGGAAAAATATGTTTTGAAAAAACCTATTGAGAAAAATAGAAGAAAGTGGCAGAGATTTTTATCTATATTTAGAGGTAGTGAAAGTAAAAGAGAATATGAAAATATTCAAAAGATAAATAAGTTAGGCTTCAATGGAGCAATACCATACTTGGTAGTAGAGAAAAAAATTGGCCCTTGTGTTGTTGATTCTTATCTTTTATATTCATATCTTGAGGGAAAAGAGGGAAGGACTGAGGATATAGCCTTGATTTCTGAAGAGTTAAAAAAGATACATAGAAGGGGGTATCTTCACGGAGACTCTCAAGTTATGAATTTTTTAATAAATGGAAATACTGTATATCTTATAGATACAAAGCTTATGAGAAATAGATATGGGAAATTTGGTGAGGTTTTTGAATTTATCTATTTAGAAGAAAGCTGTGATAGGGATATAGAATATGATAGGGAGAGTATTTACTATAAAGGAGCTATAGCTCTGAAAAAGTATTTGATATGGTTTTCTAATTTTAAAAGAAGATTGAGAGGGAAGAAGTGAAAATATTAGTAATAAGGATGAGTTCTATAGGAGATATAATACTTACTACTCCTGTACTTAAGGCTTTTAAAAGAAAATATCCAGAACTTATAATAGATTTTGTCGTTCTAGAACAATTTAAAGATGCCATATCTGGACTGGAATATATAGATAATTTGATCACTTTTAGTAAGAAAAAAGATGATGGAATAAAAAATATAAAAAAATTTGCTGCTAGACTAAGGGAAAATAACTATGATTATGTATTTGATTTACATGCAAAGTTTAGATCTAAGATGATAGCAAAAGAGCTTGGAGTTAGAACTTATACTTATAAAAAGAGGGCTTGGTGGAAAACCTTATTAGTAAAACTAAGAGTTATAAGATATCAAGTAGATGATACAATTGTAAAAAATTATTTTGGTGCTTTTAAAGATTTTGATTTAGAATATGTAGGTGAGGATTTAGACTTTAAATTTGAAGAAAATATAAAGTTAAGAAAGTTTGAAGGTTTGCCAGTGATGGCACCAAAGGCATCTAAGAATACTAAAGAGTGGACTTCTGAGGGGTTTGCGAAATTAGCAAAGCTTATTTTTGAAAGATATGGATTAAAGAGTGTGCTTATAGGTGCAAAGCAAGATATTTCTAAATGCGAAGAGATAAATAGGCTAAGTGAAAACTCTTGTATTGTACTTGCTGGAAAACTCTCTTTAAAAGAGAGTGGAGGCTTACTAGCTAAAGCAAAATTTCTAGTAACCAATGATTCAGGACCATTTCATATAGCTAGAGGAGTTGGTTGTAGAACTTTTGTAATCTTTGGACCTACGAGTCCAGGAATGTTTGAGTTTGGGAGAAGAGATACTCTTATATATGCAAATGAAAGTTGTTCTCCTTGTAGTTTGCATGGAGATAAAAAATGTCCAAGAGGTCATTTTAAATGTATGAAAGAGATAAGAGCTAAAGAAGTTTTAGACATCATAGATAAAAAAATAAATGAGGAGGAGTAGTATGGCGAAGACAAAGGATGAAGTTAATGAGAGAGAAAAAGCATTAGAGATGGCAATGAAGCAGATAAAGAAGGATTTTGGAGAAGGATCTATAATGAAATTGGGTTCTAATCAAAGTATGGCAGTAGAGACAATTTCAACAGGAAGTATCAATTTGGATCTAGCTTTAGGTCAAGGTGGAGTACCTAGAGGAAGAATAGTTGAGATATATGGAGCGGAAAGTTCAGGAAAGACAACAATAGCTTTACACATAGCAGCTGAAGCTCAAAAAATGGGTGGGATAGTGGCATTTATAGATGCTGAACATGCTTTGGATCCTATTTATGCTAAGGCTTTAGGAGTAGATGTAGATGAGCTTTTAATATCTCAACCTGATTATGGGGAGCAAGCTTTGGAGATAGCTGATATGCTTGTTCGTTCTGGAGCTGTAGATTTGGTGGTTGTAGACTCAGTGGCTGCTCTTGTTCCAAAAGCTGAGATAGATGGAGAGATGTCGGATCAACAGATGGGATTACAAGCAAGACTTATGTCTAAAGCATTGAGAAAATTAACTGCAACACTTAATAAATCAAAAACTACAATGGTCTTTATCAACCAAATTAGAGATAAGATTGGTGGATTTGGATTTGGGCCTCAAACTACAACTACCGGAGGAAAGGCATTAAAGTTTTATGCTTCAGTGAGAATGGAAGTAAAAAGAGTAGGAAGTGTAAAACAAGGTGATGAGGCAATAGGAAATGAAACAGTTGTAAAAATTACTAAAAATAAGATAGCTCCTCCATTTAAAGAAGCAGCTTTCCAAATAATGTATGGAAAGGGAATATCGAGAGTTGGTGAAATACTAGATATGGCTTTAGAATACGATATAGTTGCAAAATCTGGAGCTTGGTTCAGTTTTGGAGATATTAGGCTTGGACAAGGAAAAGAGAATGTAAAAGCGAGATTAGAGAGTGAACCAGAGTTATTAGCAGCTATTGAAGTTGAAGTAATGAAAGTTATGAAACCACATTCAGCAAAAGATGAGGAAGAGGAACAAGGAATAGCTGTTCCAGAAGGAGCATTGAATTTTGATGAAGTATAATCTTAAGGGAAATAAGATATATTTTGATGAATTTTTTTACTTAGATTTGAATAGACAAACTATATTAGACTTTGATTTGAAAAATCGTATTGAGATTACTGAAGTTGAGTATAGAGAATTAGTTAGAAAAAGAGCAGAAAGTATGGCTTATTTTTGGTTAAGTAAAAGAGATTACTCTCAAAAAGAGCTATATCATAAACTTTTAGCTAAATATAGAGAAAAAGATATTTTAAGAGAGATCTTAGAAAGATTTGTAGATTTAGGCTATCTCAATGATTATGATTATGCACAGAGCTATGTAAGGTCACATAATTATAGTAAAAAAAAGATAGAATTTATGCTTCTTCAAAAAGGAATAAGCTCAGAAATAATTAAAAAAGTCTTAGAGAATGATAATTTTCGAGATATAACTGAGATAAAAAGACAATTAAAAAGGTTTGAGGGGAAAGATGTAGATAAAAAAATCAATTCTCTCATGAGAAAAGGATTTACATATAAAGATATTCAAAGGGCAATAAAAGAGATTGAAGAGTAGAAATTTAGGAGGATTAGAAAATATGTTGGGAATGATATTAGCAGCTGGAACAGGATTATTAATATTTATATACATAAGTATACTATATCTTCCTATAATAGCGTTAAAAGATGAAGTAACTGGAGTGAAGTTAGCAAGAAAAAAATTAAGATGGTTATCAAAACTGGTTTTAAGAAGTTTAGGTGTAAAATTAAGAGTTATTTATAAAAATAGAAAAAATATTAACGCTTTAGAGAGAGAAAAGGGAATTATTTTTGTATGTAATCATCAGAGTAATTTAGATATTCCCGTCATTGTTAGTGCATTACACATAGATACTGGATTTGTAGCAAAAAAAGAGATGAAAACTTGGCCATTTTTTAGTATTTGGATGAAAAAAAGTAAGTGTGTCTTCTTAGATAGAGAAAATCCAAGAGAGGGAATAAAGGATATAAAAGAAGCGGTAAAAATTGTAAAATCTGGACATCCAATAGTTATCTTTCCTGAGGGAGAAAGAAGTTTAGATGGAGAGATACTTAGATTCAAAAAAGGTAGTTTTAAGCTGGCAACAGAAACAAGTGGAATAATAGTACCTATTACCTTAAAAGGTACTTTTAATATACAAAAAAGAGGAGAGTGGAAGATGAGAAGAAATCAGATGGTCACTATAGTTGTAGATGAACCAATATATATAAACTCTCTTTCTAAAGATGAGGTCAAAGAATTAAGTACGACTGTTAGAGAGATAATAAAAAGTAATTATGAGAAAATTAAATAAGTTGTTGATAAATTATAAAAGAAATGATATACTATAAATAGTTATATAACTGACGGAGAAAAAGTGGATAACCACGTGGAGTATAACTTTAAGATTTAGCCGACCGTCTGGGCACTAAGCCTGGATTGTCGGCTTTTTTATTTTAAAAACACTTCAAATATTTTTATATAAAAAATATTATTTTTACAAACAAAAAAATTGACTTTTTGAATAAAGAATGATATCATAAAGTATATTCAAACAATATAAAATAAAAATTAACACACTAAAGGGTTTTTGAATTTTTTAATATTTATTAATTTTAAGGAGGCAAAATGGAGTTTTGGAGCAATTTTAAAGGTCAATTATGGAAAAAGGAGATCAATGTCAGAGACTTTATACAAGAAAATTATACACCTTATCATGGTGATGATTCTTTCCTAGTTGATTCTACAGAGAAGACTAAAAAAGTTTGGAATAAGTTAACAGAGATGTTCAAAGTAGAAAGAGAAAAGGGAATCTATGATGCAGAGACTAAATTTCCACAAGGGATAGTCACTTATGGACCTGGATATATTGATAAAGACTCAGAGGTTATTGTAGGGCTTCAAACTGATGCTCCACTAAAAAGAGGAATCTTTCCTAAAGGTGGACTTAGAATGGTTAAAAACTCATTAGAGGCGTATGGATATAAAATTGATCCATTGACAGAAGAGATTTTTACTAAGTATAGAAAAACTCATAATGAAGGGGTTTTCTCAGCTTATACAGATGAGATAAAAGCTGCTAGAAAAAGTGGGATTATAACAGGTCTTCCTGATGCCTATGGAAGAGGAAGAATCATAGGAGATTATAGAAGAGTAGCTTTATATGGTGTAAATAGATTAATTGAAGATAAAAAAGAGCAATTAAAACAATTGGAATCAGCAGATTTCAATGAAGATATAATTAGAAAAAGAGAAGAGGTATCTGAGCAAATAAAAGCTTTAAAAGAGTTTATAACAATGTGTGCATCTTATGGTTTTGATGTAACTAAGCCTGCTAAAGACGCAAAAGAAGCTGTGCAATTTCTCTATTTTGCTTATCTTGCAGCTACAAAAGATCAAGATGGAGCAGCTATGTCTTTAGGAAGAACTTCTACTTTCTTAGACATATACATTGAGAGAGACCTTAAAGCTGGAGTAATTACTGAGGAGGAAGCTCAAGAGTTAATAGACCAATTTATAATAAAATTAAGAATAATAAGATTTTTAAGAACACCTGAATACAATGATTTATTCTCTGGAGATCCTACATGGGTAACTGAATCTATTGGAGGGCAAGGTGTAGATGGAAGAACATTAGTTACTAAAACATCATTTAGATATCTACATACACTATATAATTTAGGACCAGCTCCAGAACCAAATTTAACAGTTTTATGGTCAGTGAACTCTCCTGAAAATTGGAAAAAATTCTGTTCGAAAGTATCGATAGATACTTCTTCAATTCAGTATGAAAATGATGATTTAATGAGACCTGAATTAGGAGATGATTATGGAATAGCTTGTTGTGTATCTCCTATGAAGATAGGAAAAGGAATGGAATTCTTTGGAGCTAGAGCAAATCTAGCAAAAGCACTTTTATATGCTATTAATGGTGGAAGAGATGAAAAAAGTGGAGTTCAAGTAGCACCTAAGTTCACTCCAGTTATGGGAGATTACTTAGATTTTGATGATGTGATGGATAAGTTTGACCAAATGATGAAATGGTTGGCAGGAACTTATGTAAATGCTTTAAAAATTATACATTATATGCACGATAAGTATTCTTATGAAGCTTTTGCTATGGGATTACATGATTTAAATGTAGAAAGAACTCAAGCTAGTGGAATAGCAGGTCTTTCAATAGTAGTAGATTCACTAGTAGCTATAAGAGATGCTAAAGTAAAAGTGATAAGAAATGAAGAGGGAATAGTAGTAGATTTTGAAAGAGAAGGAGAGTATGTACCATTTGGTAATGATGAGGACTCAACAGATGAGCTAGCAGTTCAAATAGTTGAGAAGTTTATGAATTACTTAAGAACTCATGGAACATATAGAAACTCTAAGGCAACTCAATCAATATTAACTATTACTTCAAATGTTGTATATGGAAAGAAAACAGGAAATACTCCAGATGGTAGAAGAGGAGGAACACCTTTTGCACCAGGAGCTAATCCAATGAATGGAAGAGATACAAGAGGTGCTGTAGCTTCTCTAGCTTCAGTGGCTAAATTACCGTTCCACCATGCAGAGGATGGAATTTCTTATACATTTGCTATCTCACCAGCAGCTTTAGGAAAAACTAAAGAGGATAGAGTAGAGAATCTAGTTACATTGATGGATGGGTATTTTACTCCACAGGGAGGACAACATCTAAATGTCAATGTATTTGATAGAGAGTTATTAGAAGATGCTATGGCAAATCCTGATAAATATCCACAACTTACAATTAGAGTTTCGGGATATGCAGTAAACTTTGTAAGACTTACAAGAGAACAACAGTTAGATGTGCTATCAAGAACTATCAGTGGAAAAATGTAATATAGGGGATGTTGCAATTTAAGAAATTAAAGTTATTATAAATAGTTCAAGAATGACTTTCGTTCAAAGAATAAAGAGCAAGTATGGCTTATGCTGACTTGCTCTATTTATTCTTTATCAATTTTTACTATTTTTCAGATGAGTCTAATAATTTAAAAAAGGAGATAAAATGGTTTTAGGAAATATTCATTCTTATGAGAGTATGGGAACCGTAGATGGACCTGGGATTAGATTTGTAGTTTTTTTACAAGGTTGTCCATTGAGATGTAAATTTTGCCATAATCCTGATACTTGGAATATAGCAGAAAAAAAGATACAGGAGAGTGCTGAGGATACTTTGAAAAAAATAAAAAGATACAGAAATTTTTTTGGAAAAAAGGGTGGTGTAACTGTAACTGGTGGAGAACCTTTAATTCAAGGTAATTATGTATTAGAACTTTTTAAACTTTGTAAAAAGGAGGGTATTCATACGGCTTTAGATACTTCAGGTTATATTTTTAATGAACAAGTAAAAGAGATCTTAGAATATACAGATTTGGTTTTGCTAGATATAAAAGCTATAGATCAGGACATTCATAGGGATTTAACAGGAGTAGATATCAATAATACCTTAAAATTTTTCGAATATTTAAAGGAGATAAAAAAGTCAACTTGGATAAGGCATGTAGTAGTTCCAGGAATAACTGATAATGATGAACTTCTTGAAAGAACGGCTCAATATATATCAAAGGCTGATAATGTTGAAATGGTAGAAATACTTCCATACCATACTTTAGGAGTGTTTAAATATAAAAAGTTAGGACTGGAGTATCCATTAGCTGAGGTAGAAGATTTAGGATACGAAAGAAAACAAGAGATAATGGAGATATTTAAAAAATATGAACTTCCTGTTCATTAAAAAAGTGCTTTTTTTCTTAAAAAATGATATAATAGACAATATGTTATTGAGAGAAAGGGAGGTTCTTTAATGATAATTTTAGGGATAGAGACTTCTTGTGATGAAACTTCCGTAGCTATATTGAAAGATGGGAAGGAGATTTTATCTAATAAAATCTCTTCACAGATAGAGATACATAAAGAGTATGGAGGAGTAGTTCCAGAAATAGCTTCAAGACAGCATATAAAAAATATAGCTACAATAGTAGATGAAGCTTTAGAAGAAGCTGGGCTAACTATAACAGATATAGATTATATAGCTGTAACTTATGCTCCTGGACTTATAGGAGCGTTGTTAGTAGGAATATCTTTTGCTAAAGGGTTATCTTATACTCATAATATACCTATTATACCTGTACACCATATAAAAGGGCATATGTATGCAAACTTTTTAGAGCATGATATAAAATTACCATGTATTTCATTGGTTGTATCTGGAGGGCATACTAATATTTTGTATATGGATGAAAATCATAAGTTTACTAATTTAGGTGGAACATTAGATGATGCAGTAGGAGAGAGCTGCGATAAAGTTGCTAGAGTTTTAGGAATAGGCTATCCTGGAGGGCCTGTGATTGATAAAATGTACTATCAAGGAGATAGAAATTTTCTTAAGATATCTGAACCTAAGGTAGGAGAGTACGATTTTAGTTTTTCAGGGATAAAAACAGCTGTAATCAACTTTGTAAATA comes from Fusobacterium necrogenes and encodes:
- a CDS encoding lysophospholipid acyltransferase family protein, with protein sequence MLGMILAAGTGLLIFIYISILYLPIIALKDEVTGVKLARKKLRWLSKLVLRSLGVKLRVIYKNRKNINALEREKGIIFVCNHQSNLDIPVIVSALHIDTGFVAKKEMKTWPFFSIWMKKSKCVFLDRENPREGIKDIKEAVKIVKSGHPIVIFPEGERSLDGEILRFKKGSFKLATETSGIIVPITLKGTFNIQKRGEWKMRRNQMVTIVVDEPIYINSLSKDEVKELSTTVREIIKSNYEKIK
- the pflB gene encoding formate C-acetyltransferase, producing the protein MEFWSNFKGQLWKKEINVRDFIQENYTPYHGDDSFLVDSTEKTKKVWNKLTEMFKVEREKGIYDAETKFPQGIVTYGPGYIDKDSEVIVGLQTDAPLKRGIFPKGGLRMVKNSLEAYGYKIDPLTEEIFTKYRKTHNEGVFSAYTDEIKAARKSGIITGLPDAYGRGRIIGDYRRVALYGVNRLIEDKKEQLKQLESADFNEDIIRKREEVSEQIKALKEFITMCASYGFDVTKPAKDAKEAVQFLYFAYLAATKDQDGAAMSLGRTSTFLDIYIERDLKAGVITEEEAQELIDQFIIKLRIIRFLRTPEYNDLFSGDPTWVTESIGGQGVDGRTLVTKTSFRYLHTLYNLGPAPEPNLTVLWSVNSPENWKKFCSKVSIDTSSIQYENDDLMRPELGDDYGIACCVSPMKIGKGMEFFGARANLAKALLYAINGGRDEKSGVQVAPKFTPVMGDYLDFDDVMDKFDQMMKWLAGTYVNALKIIHYMHDKYSYEAFAMGLHDLNVERTQASGIAGLSIVVDSLVAIRDAKVKVIRNEEGIVVDFEREGEYVPFGNDEDSTDELAVQIVEKFMNYLRTHGTYRNSKATQSILTITSNVVYGKKTGNTPDGRRGGTPFAPGANPMNGRDTRGAVASLASVAKLPFHHAEDGISYTFAISPAALGKTKEDRVENLVTLMDGYFTPQGGQHLNVNVFDRELLEDAMANPDKYPQLTIRVSGYAVNFVRLTREQQLDVLSRTISGKM
- the pflA gene encoding pyruvate formate-lyase-activating protein, which translates into the protein MVLGNIHSYESMGTVDGPGIRFVVFLQGCPLRCKFCHNPDTWNIAEKKIQESAEDTLKKIKRYRNFFGKKGGVTVTGGEPLIQGNYVLELFKLCKKEGIHTALDTSGYIFNEQVKEILEYTDLVLLDIKAIDQDIHRDLTGVDINNTLKFFEYLKEIKKSTWIRHVVVPGITDNDELLERTAQYISKADNVEMVEILPYHTLGVFKYKKLGLEYPLAEVEDLGYERKQEIMEIFKKYELPVH
- the tsaD gene encoding tRNA (adenosine(37)-N6)-threonylcarbamoyltransferase complex transferase subunit TsaD, translating into MIILGIETSCDETSVAILKDGKEILSNKISSQIEIHKEYGGVVPEIASRQHIKNIATIVDEALEEAGLTITDIDYIAVTYAPGLIGALLVGISFAKGLSYTHNIPIIPVHHIKGHMYANFLEHDIKLPCISLVVSGGHTNILYMDENHKFTNLGGTLDDAVGESCDKVARVLGIGYPGGPVIDKMYYQGDRNFLKISEPKVGEYDFSFSGIKTAVINFVNKMKMKGEEFSNEDLAASFLGKVVDILCKKTLKAAKDKNVKTIILAGGVAANSLLRSQLTEEAKKMGIEVFYPSLKLCTDNAAMIAEAAYYKLINAKDKKECFSDLDLNGVATLNVIDD